A single Dechloromonas denitrificans DNA region contains:
- the efp gene encoding elongation factor P — MKTAQELRSGNVIMVGADPLVVQKTEYNKSGRNSAVVKMKLKNLLSGAASEAVYKADDKFEVVQLDKKEVTYSYFADPMYVFMDGEYNQFEVEAENMVDALKYLEDGLACEVVFYNGKAISVELPNSVVREVIYTEPAVKGDTSGKVLKPAKLSSGFELPVPAFVNIGDKIEIDTRTDEYKNRVK; from the coding sequence ATGAAGACCGCACAGGAACTACGCTCTGGCAACGTAATTATGGTTGGTGCCGACCCGCTCGTCGTCCAGAAGACCGAATACAACAAGTCCGGCCGCAACTCTGCTGTGGTCAAGATGAAGCTCAAGAATCTGCTGTCCGGCGCCGCTTCCGAAGCCGTCTACAAGGCTGACGACAAGTTCGAAGTGGTTCAGCTCGACAAGAAGGAAGTGACTTATTCCTACTTCGCCGACCCGATGTATGTATTCATGGACGGCGAATACAACCAGTTTGAAGTCGAGGCCGAGAACATGGTCGACGCGCTCAAATATCTGGAAGACGGCCTGGCTTGCGAAGTCGTTTTTTACAACGGCAAGGCAATCTCCGTTGAACTGCCGAACAGCGTGGTCCGCGAAGTGATCTACACCGAACCTGCTGTCAAGGGCGACACGTCCGGCAAGGTTCTGAAGCCTGCCAAGCTGTCCTCCGGCTTTGAGCTGCCGGTGCCGGCTTTCGTCAATATCGGCGACAAGATCGAAATCGACACTCGCACCGACGAATACAAGAATCGCGTCAAGTAA
- the lepB gene encoding signal peptidase I, with amino-acid sequence MNFALILFVLLVITGVLYAVDILKFRKLRVKIGPEPLWVEWGASFFPVILIVFVLRSFLFEPFKIPSGSMIPTLLVGDFILVNKFTYGIRLPVINKKIISINEPQRGDVMVFRYPEDPSLDYIKRVVGLPGDTVAYQNKRLTINGQPVEMTKTADYLHPERLYYSEQYLAKMGEVQHNLLNDTDAPAFVPDAGRFPYRENCSYNAAGVTCKVPAGHYFMMGDNRDNSRDSRAWGFVPEENIVGKAFFIWLNLSDLSRIGSFK; translated from the coding sequence ATGAACTTTGCCCTGATTCTTTTTGTGCTGCTGGTGATTACCGGCGTGCTTTATGCGGTTGATATTCTGAAATTCCGCAAGCTTCGTGTAAAAATTGGGCCGGAACCCCTTTGGGTCGAGTGGGGAGCCAGCTTCTTCCCGGTCATCCTGATCGTCTTCGTGCTCCGCTCCTTTCTGTTCGAGCCTTTCAAGATTCCCTCCGGCTCGATGATCCCGACGTTGTTGGTTGGTGATTTTATTTTGGTGAACAAATTCACCTATGGCATCCGCCTGCCGGTGATCAACAAGAAAATCATTAGCATCAACGAACCGCAACGTGGCGATGTGATGGTTTTTCGTTATCCGGAAGATCCGTCGCTCGACTACATTAAGCGCGTTGTCGGATTGCCGGGCGACACCGTGGCCTACCAAAACAAGCGTTTGACCATCAATGGCCAGCCGGTTGAAATGACCAAAACGGCTGACTATCTGCACCCGGAACGTCTTTACTATTCGGAACAGTATCTTGCCAAGATGGGCGAGGTTCAGCATAACCTGCTCAACGATACCGATGCGCCGGCTTTTGTGCCCGATGCCGGGCGTTTTCCCTATCGCGAAAATTGTTCTTACAATGCTGCTGGCGTTACCTGCAAGGTGCCGGCCGGGCATTATTTCATGATGGGTGATAACCGCGATAACAGCCGGGATAGCCGGGCTTGGGGTTTCGTGCCCGAAGAAAACATAGTCGGCAAGGCGTTCTTTATCTGGCTTAACCTCAGCGATCTCAGCCGGATCGGTTCCTTCAAGTAA
- a CDS encoding pyridoxine 5'-phosphate synthase codes for MIELGVNIDHIATLRQARRTYEPDPVWGAVEAHLGGADGITVHLREDRRHIQDADVRRLRELTQVKLNLEMAATDEMVGIACGLKPEMAMLVPEGRHEVTTEGGLDVLSQEGRLKDVIARLAGAGIVTSVFIDAELPQIEAAARIGASVCEIHTGPYAHAFHARGRDAEAPAVIAELAKIRLAGQRIRELGMRFNAGHALNYYNVQPMARLVGIRELHIGHAIVSRSIFVGLREAVREMKQLMREAAERSE; via the coding sequence ATGATCGAACTTGGCGTCAATATCGACCACATCGCCACGCTGCGTCAGGCCCGCCGTACCTATGAACCGGATCCGGTCTGGGGGGCTGTTGAGGCCCATCTCGGCGGGGCTGACGGGATTACCGTGCATCTGCGCGAAGATCGCCGCCACATCCAGGATGCCGACGTGCGGCGTTTGCGCGAACTGACTCAGGTCAAACTTAATCTGGAAATGGCGGCAACTGACGAAATGGTCGGCATCGCCTGTGGGCTGAAGCCGGAAATGGCAATGCTGGTGCCGGAAGGACGGCATGAAGTGACGACGGAAGGTGGACTTGACGTTCTGTCCCAGGAAGGACGCCTGAAGGATGTCATCGCCCGCTTGGCCGGTGCCGGTATCGTTACCAGCGTCTTCATCGATGCCGAACTGCCGCAAATTGAAGCGGCGGCCCGTATCGGTGCCAGCGTCTGTGAAATCCATACCGGACCCTACGCACACGCCTTTCATGCCCGTGGCCGCGATGCCGAAGCCCCGGCGGTGATCGCCGAACTGGCGAAGATCCGTCTGGCCGGCCAGCGCATCCGCGAACTCGGCATGCGCTTCAATGCCGGGCATGCGCTCAATTATTACAACGTGCAGCCGATGGCCCGTTTGGTGGGAATTCGAGAGTTGCACATCGGTCACGCCATTGTCAGCCGATCGATTTTCGTCGGCTTGCGCGAAGCTGTTCGCGAAATGAAGCAATTGATGCGTGAAGCGGCCGAGCGCAGCGAATGA
- the era gene encoding GTPase Era has protein sequence MKKIRSGYIAIVGRPNVGKSTLLNRLVGEKISIVSRKAQTTRHRITGIVTKEDAQFVFVDTPGFQTKFSNALNRAMNRGVTQTLSDVDLVLFVVEAGRYDAKDQAVVRLLPKDRPVILVVNKTDQFKERNALLPFLAQVSAEHDYAAVVPISATKGRQTEDLLAEARKHLPNEGLMFPEDDLTDKSERFLAAEYIREKVFRLLGDELPYATTVEIERFEIEGNLRRIFAAIVVDREGHKPIVIGKGGESLKRIASEARQDMERLFDGKVYLEIWVKVKSGWNDDERLLKSLGYE, from the coding sequence ATGAAAAAAATCCGTTCCGGTTACATCGCTATCGTGGGCCGACCCAATGTTGGCAAGTCGACGCTGCTCAACCGTCTGGTTGGGGAAAAAATCAGTATTGTTTCGCGCAAGGCGCAAACGACTCGCCACCGGATTACCGGCATCGTGACCAAGGAGGATGCGCAATTCGTCTTCGTTGACACCCCCGGTTTTCAGACCAAGTTTTCCAATGCCTTGAACCGGGCAATGAATCGCGGCGTCACCCAGACGCTGAGCGATGTTGATCTGGTGCTCTTCGTTGTTGAAGCCGGTCGTTATGATGCCAAGGATCAGGCGGTCGTCAGGTTGTTGCCGAAAGACCGTCCGGTGATTCTGGTTGTCAACAAGACCGATCAGTTCAAGGAACGCAACGCCTTGTTGCCTTTCCTGGCCCAGGTTTCCGCCGAGCACGATTATGCAGCGGTGGTCCCGATCAGCGCGACCAAAGGTCGCCAGACCGAAGATCTACTGGCCGAAGCCCGCAAGCACCTGCCCAACGAAGGGCTGATGTTCCCGGAAGACGATCTGACCGACAAAAGCGAACGTTTTCTTGCGGCCGAGTACATCCGAGAAAAAGTCTTCCGCCTGCTTGGCGATGAATTGCCTTACGCGACGACGGTGGAAATCGAAAGATTCGAAATCGAAGGCAATCTGCGCCGGATTTTCGCGGCAATCGTTGTCGACCGCGAAGGCCACAAGCCCATTGTGATCGGCAAAGGTGGCGAGTCGCTCAAGCGCATCGCCAGCGAAGCACGCCAGGACATGGAGCGCCTGTTCGACGGCAAGGTTTATCTCGAGATCTGGGTCAAGGTCAAATCGGGCTGGAACGATGACGAACGCCTGCTGAAGAGCCTCGGTTACGAATGA
- a CDS encoding glutaredoxin family protein → MGVELTLLSRSYCHLCHDMEMALAPLAAEFSAVVTVVDVDADPVLEAKYDEMVPVLLHGETELCHYFLDEAKTREYLAEIR, encoded by the coding sequence GTGGGGGTTGAACTGACCCTGCTTAGCCGCAGCTACTGCCACCTCTGTCACGACATGGAGATGGCTTTGGCGCCGTTGGCTGCCGAGTTTTCGGCCGTGGTCACCGTGGTTGATGTCGATGCCGACCCGGTGCTCGAAGCGAAGTACGACGAAATGGTGCCGGTTTTGCTGCATGGCGAAACAGAGCTTTGTCATTACTTCCTCGATGAGGCTAAAACCCGTGAATATTTGGCCGAAATCCGCTAA
- the lepA gene encoding translation elongation factor 4, giving the protein MDHIRNFSIIAHIDHGKSTLADRIIHLCGGLSDREMEAQVLDSMDIERERGITIKAQTASLQYKARDGKIYNLNLIDTPGHVDFSYEVSRSLSACEGALLVVDASQGVEAQTVANCYTAIELDVEVVPVLNKIDLPSADPDSARQEIEDVIGIDATDAVLASAKTGLGVEDILEAVVARVPAPKGDPSAPLKALIIDSWFDNYVGVVMLVRVVDGVLRPKDKLLFMATGAIQLCEQVGVFSPKSVPRDALRAGEVGFVISGIKELKAAKVGDTITTVDRKAASALPGFKEIKPQVFAGLYPVESNQYDSLREALEKLKLNDASLQYEPEVSQALGFGFRCGFLGLLHMEIVQERLEREFDQDLITTAPTVVYEVVLRDGTLVQIENPAKLPELSKIEEIREPIISATIFVPQDYLGNVITLCNQKRGNQVDMHYHGRQVKLVYEMPMAEVVMDFFDKLKSCSKGYASLDYDFKEYRAADVVKLDILINTEKVDALSLIVHRANSQYRGRELASKMRELIPRQMYDVAIQAAIGSHIIARENVKAMRKDVLAKCYGGDISRKKKLLEKQKAGKKRMKQVGSVEIPQEAFLAVLRVDN; this is encoded by the coding sequence ATGGATCACATCCGTAATTTCTCTATCATTGCCCATATCGACCACGGCAAATCAACGCTGGCCGATCGCATCATCCATCTTTGTGGCGGTCTTTCCGACCGTGAAATGGAAGCGCAGGTACTCGACTCGATGGATATCGAGCGCGAACGCGGCATTACCATCAAGGCCCAGACTGCTTCGCTGCAGTACAAGGCACGTGATGGCAAGATCTACAATCTGAACCTGATCGATACCCCGGGGCACGTCGATTTTTCGTACGAGGTTTCCCGTTCGCTGTCGGCCTGCGAAGGTGCGCTACTGGTTGTTGATGCCTCGCAGGGAGTTGAAGCGCAGACCGTGGCTAACTGTTACACCGCCATCGAGCTGGATGTCGAAGTTGTGCCGGTTTTGAACAAGATTGATCTGCCGTCGGCTGACCCGGATAGCGCCCGTCAGGAAATCGAGGATGTGATCGGTATTGACGCCACTGATGCGGTATTGGCTTCGGCCAAGACCGGTCTTGGTGTCGAGGATATTCTTGAAGCCGTTGTAGCCCGTGTGCCGGCTCCCAAGGGTGATCCATCGGCACCGCTCAAGGCGCTGATCATTGATTCATGGTTCGATAATTATGTCGGCGTGGTGATGCTGGTTCGTGTCGTTGATGGCGTGCTTCGTCCGAAGGACAAGCTGCTGTTCATGGCGACCGGTGCTATCCAGTTGTGTGAGCAGGTCGGCGTTTTTTCACCGAAATCGGTTCCGCGCGATGCGTTGCGGGCTGGCGAAGTGGGTTTCGTCATTTCCGGCATCAAGGAACTGAAAGCGGCGAAGGTCGGCGATACGATCACTACGGTCGACCGCAAGGCCGCTTCGGCCTTGCCCGGCTTCAAGGAGATCAAGCCGCAGGTGTTTGCCGGTTTGTATCCCGTGGAATCCAATCAGTACGACTCGCTGCGTGAAGCGCTGGAAAAGCTCAAGCTCAATGACGCATCATTGCAGTATGAGCCGGAAGTCTCGCAAGCCCTTGGCTTCGGCTTCCGTTGCGGTTTTCTTGGCCTGCTGCATATGGAAATCGTGCAGGAGCGCCTTGAGCGCGAGTTCGATCAGGACCTGATCACCACTGCCCCGACGGTTGTCTACGAGGTCGTGCTGCGTGACGGAACGCTGGTTCAGATCGAAAATCCGGCCAAATTGCCTGAACTCAGCAAGATTGAAGAAATACGCGAGCCGATCATTTCGGCGACGATCTTTGTGCCACAGGATTATCTCGGTAACGTAATTACGCTGTGCAACCAGAAGCGCGGCAATCAGGTCGATATGCATTACCACGGCCGGCAGGTGAAGCTGGTCTATGAGATGCCGATGGCTGAAGTGGTGATGGATTTCTTCGACAAGCTGAAGTCCTGTTCAAAAGGCTATGCCTCGCTGGACTACGACTTCAAGGAATATCGTGCGGCCGATGTCGTCAAGCTCGATATCCTGATCAACACCGAGAAAGTCGATGCGCTGTCGTTGATCGTGCACCGAGCCAATTCGCAATATCGCGGCCGGGAACTCGCTTCCAAGATGCGCGAACTGATTCCTCGTCAAATGTATGACGTAGCGATCCAGGCTGCCATTGGGTCGCACATCATCGCCCGTGAAAACGTCAAGGCGATGCGCAAGGACGTGCTGGCCAAGTGTTACGGCGGCGACATTTCGCGCAAGAAAAAACTGCTGGAAAAGCAGAAGGCAGGCAAGAAGCGGATGAAGCAGGTGGGCAGTGTGGAAATTCCGCAGGAAGCCTTCCTCGCAGTGCTTCGTGTCGATAATTGA
- the acpS gene encoding holo-ACP synthase — translation MIYGIGTDIVAVERLQQMWERHGDRALSRLLAPQEIEEFAKAASKGRFLAKRFAAKEAFSKALGTGVRPPAVLSAIAVNHDELGKPTLVFCGELAELIENRGLKAHLSLSDEADYAIAYVILEHA, via the coding sequence ATGATCTACGGTATCGGCACCGATATCGTCGCGGTCGAACGCCTGCAGCAAATGTGGGAACGCCATGGCGACCGGGCGCTCAGCAGGTTGTTGGCACCCCAGGAAATTGAGGAGTTTGCCAAGGCTGCCAGCAAGGGGCGTTTTCTTGCCAAACGTTTTGCTGCCAAGGAAGCCTTCAGCAAGGCACTCGGCACCGGCGTACGGCCGCCTGCTGTGTTGTCGGCCATTGCCGTCAATCACGATGAGCTGGGCAAGCCGACCCTGGTTTTCTGTGGCGAACTGGCTGAGTTGATCGAAAACCGGGGCCTCAAAGCCCATCTTTCCTTGAGCGATGAAGCTGATTACGCCATCGCCTACGTCATTCTGGAACACGCATGA
- the recO gene encoding DNA repair protein RecO codes for MNLRSKVDGQPAYVLHTYPFRETSLIVEVFSRDFGRMALLARGARRPRSAIRGLLMAFQPIEIGWAGKGEVLTLMKAEWLGGQPLLVGDALFCGYYLNELLMHLLPREDAHEHLFVRYAEMLARLAVDPSGKVREPDLRSFEKALLQELGYGLTLSHDSAGEAIIPAAYYTYRMEQGPVRVEHADAAAQVVRGTTLLDLEAEDFSDSRSRLEAKQLMRTLMAYYLAGKELETRKIFKELQEL; via the coding sequence ATGAACCTGCGCAGCAAAGTCGATGGCCAGCCGGCCTACGTCTTGCATACGTACCCGTTCCGGGAAACCAGTCTTATTGTCGAAGTATTTTCCCGCGATTTCGGGCGCATGGCTTTGTTGGCGCGCGGCGCCCGCCGCCCCCGTTCGGCGATACGCGGCTTGCTGATGGCCTTCCAGCCGATCGAGATCGGCTGGGCCGGCAAAGGGGAAGTTCTCACCCTGATGAAAGCCGAATGGCTGGGCGGCCAACCCTTGCTGGTCGGCGATGCCCTGTTCTGCGGCTATTACCTCAATGAATTGCTGATGCACCTGCTGCCGCGCGAGGATGCGCACGAACACCTTTTCGTGCGTTATGCCGAAATGCTCGCCCGGCTGGCCGTCGATCCGAGTGGCAAGGTGCGTGAGCCCGATCTGCGCAGCTTTGAGAAAGCGCTGCTACAGGAGCTTGGTTATGGCCTGACACTGAGCCATGACAGCGCCGGTGAGGCGATCATTCCGGCGGCGTATTACACCTACCGCATGGAGCAGGGGCCGGTGCGTGTCGAGCATGCCGACGCGGCGGCGCAAGTCGTCAGGGGTACGACACTGCTCGACCTTGAGGCTGAAGATTTTTCCGACTCGCGTTCCCGTTTGGAAGCCAAGCAGTTGATGCGGACCTTGATGGCTTATTATCTGGCTGGCAAGGAATTGGAAACCCGTAAAATATTCAAGGAGTTGCAAGAGCTATGA
- the rnc gene encoding ribonuclease III, which translates to MTAQSVANTLGHCFSDQTLLRTALTHRSFGTPNNERLEFLGDGILDCVIAAALFHRFPDFPEGDLSRLRANLVRQDALHRLALSLDIGGCLRLGEGELKSGGAQRPSILADALEALFGAIYLDAGFDAAYAVIIKLYTPLLDELRPGQVQKDAKTSLQEWLQGRKKPLPRYQLLEATGAAHEQRFKVACEIDHPSVRTVGYGPSRRIAEQIAAEQALKELKA; encoded by the coding sequence ATGACCGCGCAGTCCGTTGCCAATACTCTCGGCCACTGTTTTTCTGACCAGACTCTTCTCCGGACGGCGCTGACGCACCGTAGTTTTGGTACGCCGAATAATGAGCGGCTGGAATTTCTCGGCGATGGCATTCTTGATTGTGTTATCGCTGCGGCCTTGTTTCATCGCTTTCCGGATTTTCCGGAGGGCGATCTGTCCCGTTTGCGTGCCAACCTGGTTCGCCAGGACGCCTTGCATCGCCTGGCCTTAAGCCTCGATATCGGCGGCTGCCTGCGCCTGGGTGAGGGCGAACTAAAAAGCGGTGGTGCCCAACGCCCTTCGATTCTGGCCGATGCGCTCGAGGCCTTGTTTGGCGCGATCTATCTCGATGCCGGTTTCGATGCTGCCTACGCGGTCATCATCAAGCTGTATACCCCTCTGCTGGATGAGCTGCGACCAGGACAGGTGCAGAAGGATGCCAAAACCAGCTTGCAGGAGTGGCTGCAAGGGCGCAAGAAACCGTTGCCCCGTTACCAGCTTCTTGAAGCGACCGGCGCTGCCCACGAGCAGCGTTTCAAGGTGGCTTGTGAAATTGACCATCCGTCCGTGCGTACCGTCGGTTACGGACCTAGCCGCCGTATTGCGGAGCAGATCGCCGCCGAACAGGCATTGAAAGAATTGAAGGCATGA
- the nagZ gene encoding beta-N-acetylhexosaminidase: MIYQALGPLMIDIAGTQLTEVDRDRLRHQLVGGIILFSRNYTTPEQLAALTREIHALRRPALLIAVDHEGGRVQRFRDGFTRLPPMAVLGRLWDERPEAGLEAARQVGFVLAAELRSRGVDYSFTPVLDLDYGPSRVIGDRAFHRQPEAVVALANALSAGLRDGGMASCGKHFPGHGYVIPDSHVELPVDGRSLEAMQEDLLPYRELALDAVMAAHVIYECMDCNTAVFSNKWIDYLRNNIKFNGVVFTDDLSMAGAGVVGDMLSRVDTAYRAGCDMLLVCNSPAAVGEVLADWHPEVDPLRGKRVEALLPGLPAKDWAALQVDSRYQAARENIARLMA; the protein is encoded by the coding sequence ATGATTTACCAAGCTCTCGGCCCGCTGATGATTGACATCGCCGGCACGCAGCTCACCGAAGTCGATCGCGACCGCCTTCGTCATCAGTTGGTTGGCGGCATCATTCTGTTCAGTCGCAATTACACCACCCCGGAACAGCTCGCCGCTCTGACCCGGGAAATTCATGCCCTGCGTAGGCCGGCCCTGCTGATTGCCGTCGATCACGAAGGGGGCAGGGTGCAGCGTTTCCGCGACGGTTTTACCCGCTTGCCGCCGATGGCTGTCTTGGGGCGGTTATGGGATGAGCGGCCGGAAGCAGGGCTCGAAGCCGCCCGTCAGGTCGGCTTCGTCTTGGCCGCCGAATTGCGCTCACGGGGTGTCGATTATTCCTTTACCCCGGTTCTCGATCTCGACTATGGTCCATCGCGGGTCATCGGCGACCGGGCTTTTCATCGGCAACCCGAAGCAGTAGTGGCGCTGGCCAATGCCCTGTCGGCCGGTTTGCGCGATGGCGGCATGGCTTCCTGTGGAAAGCATTTTCCCGGTCATGGCTATGTCATCCCGGATTCGCACGTCGAGTTGCCGGTCGATGGGCGCAGCCTGGAAGCCATGCAGGAGGACCTGCTGCCGTACCGCGAGCTGGCCCTGGATGCGGTCATGGCGGCGCATGTGATTTATGAATGTATGGATTGCAATACTGCTGTATTTTCAAATAAATGGATCGATTATTTGAGAAATAACATTAAGTTTAATGGGGTGGTTTTTACCGACGATCTCTCAATGGCCGGGGCCGGTGTCGTGGGCGACATGCTGAGCCGGGTCGATACCGCCTATCGCGCCGGTTGCGACATGTTGCTGGTTTGTAATTCACCTGCTGCCGTGGGTGAGGTACTCGCCGACTGGCATCCGGAAGTCGATCCACTGCGCGGCAAGCGCGTTGAAGCCTTGTTGCCCGGCTTGCCGGCCAAGGATTGGGCGGCGCTACAGGTCGATTCGCGCTATCAGGCTGCCCGGGAAAACATTGCCCGATTGATGGCCTGA
- the earP gene encoding elongation factor P maturation arginine rhamnosyltransferase EarP → MQLHWDIFCRVIDNYGDIGVCWRLARQLANEHGKHVRLWLDDLNSLQPLCPAIDPARARQSCSAVEIIHWTENPRIDRVGEVAIEAFACELPVAYLEAMARTTPTPCWINLEYLTAEAWAESCHGMASPHPSLPLTKYFYFPGFSTTTGGLLREQGLFAERDETIAQATGHHGLDISLFSYDTAPISALIETLAESSIETRLHVAPGKPLAAVAAHFGSNGPWQHGRLRVQPFAFLPQDDYDRLLWRCDINFVRGEDSFVRAQWAGKPFVWQIYRQEEDAHLIKLEAFLDRYTAGLSAVGATAVSQLFRVWNSTGDLRQAWADFIAIRSELDRHNHRWANQLAKNENLAETLVKFCAAKV, encoded by the coding sequence ATGCAGCTTCATTGGGACATCTTCTGCCGCGTTATCGACAACTACGGCGACATCGGCGTGTGCTGGCGACTCGCCCGGCAGTTGGCGAACGAGCACGGCAAACATGTTCGTTTGTGGCTCGACGACCTGAACAGCCTGCAGCCCCTGTGCCCAGCCATCGACCCAGCACGGGCTCGGCAGTCTTGCTCGGCTGTCGAAATCATCCATTGGACCGAAAACCCTCGGATAGACCGCGTTGGCGAGGTCGCTATCGAAGCTTTTGCCTGCGAGTTGCCGGTCGCCTACCTGGAAGCGATGGCCCGGACCACGCCAACACCCTGCTGGATCAATCTCGAATACCTGACCGCGGAAGCCTGGGCGGAAAGTTGCCATGGCATGGCATCGCCCCACCCTTCGCTACCGCTGACCAAATATTTCTACTTTCCAGGATTTTCGACGACGACGGGCGGCCTGTTGCGCGAACAAGGACTGTTTGCCGAGCGCGACGAAACAATCGCCCAGGCCACCGGCCATCATGGGCTGGATATCAGTCTGTTCAGCTATGACACGGCCCCGATTTCCGCACTTATCGAAACGCTCGCCGAATCCTCTATCGAAACTCGCCTTCATGTGGCGCCCGGCAAGCCGTTGGCAGCCGTCGCGGCACACTTTGGCAGCAACGGACCGTGGCAGCACGGGCGCCTGCGTGTCCAGCCTTTTGCCTTTCTGCCGCAAGACGACTACGACCGGCTGCTTTGGCGGTGCGACATCAATTTCGTCCGGGGCGAGGATTCGTTCGTCCGGGCGCAATGGGCCGGCAAGCCTTTTGTCTGGCAAATCTATCGGCAAGAGGAAGACGCTCACCTGATCAAGCTTGAAGCTTTTCTCGACCGTTACACCGCCGGGTTGAGCGCGGTCGGCGCAACGGCTGTGAGTCAGCTTTTTCGGGTATGGAATTCAACCGGCGACTTGCGCCAGGCCTGGGCCGACTTCATCGCCATCCGCTCGGAACTCGATCGACACAACCATCGCTGGGCGAATCAACTGGCGAAAAACGAGAATCTTGCCGAGACTCTCGTCAAGTTCTGCGCCGCCAAGGTATAA
- a CDS encoding DUF4845 domain-containing protein: MKYQRGVALSGLIFWGIVLVLVAVLGMKVAPTAIEYFKILKDSKAVVAQVGPDATVADVRKSFDKFAEIDMLEFYGNQLDISKDGGKIVIEFAYEKRIHLFWNVSLLIDYKGSTAE; this comes from the coding sequence ATGAAATATCAACGTGGCGTGGCGCTCTCTGGTCTGATTTTCTGGGGCATTGTCCTTGTTCTGGTGGCTGTGCTCGGTATGAAAGTGGCTCCGACCGCCATCGAGTACTTCAAGATTTTGAAGGACTCCAAAGCTGTCGTCGCTCAGGTTGGCCCCGATGCCACGGTTGCCGATGTCCGCAAGTCGTTCGACAAGTTCGCTGAAATCGACATGCTCGAGTTTTACGGCAACCAACTCGATATATCGAAGGATGGCGGCAAAATCGTCATCGAATTTGCCTATGAAAAGCGTATTCATCTTTTCTGGAATGTCAGCCTGCTGATTGACTACAAAGGGTCGACCGCTGAGTAA